Proteins from a genomic interval of Salvelinus sp. IW2-2015 linkage group LG14, ASM291031v2, whole genome shotgun sequence:
- the ppp1r17 gene encoding protein phosphatase 1 regulatory subunit 17 translates to MSTGCVRSPPETAEHRLTGEQEHHYQMVEPVRTLLEEGAGMTRAVQGKHCPEAVHPEEQPDEQELKKPRRKDTPVLNTPPLIPGVRMVKGEKRMIHMEDEEKDGKN, encoded by the exons atgtcTACAGGCTGTGTGAGGTCGCCCCCGGAGACAGCGGAACACAGACTGACGGGTGAACAGGAACACCACT ATCAGATGGTGGAGCCTGTGAGGACCCTGCTAGAGGAGGGGGCAGGGATGACCAGAGCTGTGCAGGGGAAACACTGTCCTGAGGCAGTGCACCCCGAGGAGCAGCCAGATGAGCAGGAACTGAAGAAACCACGCAGGAAAGACACGCCCGTCCTCAACACTCCTCCACTCATACCAG GTGTGAGGATggtgaaaggagagaagagaatgatTCACATGGAGGATGAAGAGAAGGATGGAAAGAACTAG
- the itprid1 gene encoding protein ITPRID1 — MAAQGATEKRANLVASKVMWSNRDDVPMSAPERSHGSDRAGICRQNNVRQWLRSHEADAKPDHAREAAAGLLKRNASSEDDLALGVEASLFGKQGVRTVQEFLRGSRSNPVLTRWNSLTSAFSAQSAPLSVMDVLNLWSDDPEEVLLDLGFGCDEPDISGRIPARFINNQSSARGINIQVFLDAQKNRMDIENPDVSNRFRQLEVLQQVTTAFSSLVGGASTDSLSESGVPVLASAEAREKRKRMGMLLRRVSRKTLSQTQFQTQIQTQDSQDTNPTPHSPIAHLQQPLAGLPDRRTPLKRARQGLAESICLTPLAEEQGLVSEAPEPHLVPQEGALRLEVVKEYQPLISSGIPTRKKSHGEARESFEMEEIQSFDEGSISGSYMGASDTTVCVMRTNSCQSDSSGFLEEPFIPSITPHPSPGPELMKALSGISGGSTDSQITVKGASPPSSPPFTSLDPSPPSLTTCHPRPESPLYRPETTSPTEETPRHQDSPTPHSLLSDALEMTNSAFGARPSLMENTVTEEDGFSSACGAPCHKPDSPLRNVIIIMKTDKETEHFTLESEEAVPIGGKEKAIAEQSGNVQTGTEAVGDQDTDCYGSHEGSLMDSVALVQMKKEVKTEVQISFGLEGPVLGPVAVGEVVDQGSETGSVCQDRSSEDPLLGSDPNLSAVLSPASSLPPAEPLSASSPPVHWETGGSEISEGSSSLVVQEAVPPLYQPANPPPGPALTSPSEQVSPPSPPSSPSSASSPPPSPASCPHQLPASAFPAASSSSPTQAHSPIQNHSLSALTTTPTPSSIPNSPSAHSLTVAPSQAPTPLVPHSGAFRSGRSVSVQMPSSLPSVSHSALRRGGVPHTPSPLGPSFEPRPLTDLTLRQRRNSFSRKAWSDADVSHFAEHRNTAVAMGKAVMTPETISLPSPCPSPSLSSSNRWLSRDGSRRSGSFQMKSTSLDTGLWQEEEGEEVGDEDRRWERALFSGLSCCCSCDHRCSCCSQNNCLKPSSVSAFPYSLDELEGMMHCMRKFRCVLTDIEEQLSEDQASVYSSLSDTDREEVQDILELRKAVKQEAGELELQLTDLVHRYDDSFKMKMHRLLDEQSHLYTQLRLLPLIPKTTSTPGSTSSRSMATQCCLLPWLPLTDMSRPRPSSQATWDLESRSTLPDSSSMSQRLKHGSTGTKPDKLDIVGFIQRLKESIRHSVNTDSLE, encoded by the exons GGCTTCTAAAGAGGAACGCCAGCAGTGAGGATGACTTAGCGTTGGGAGTCGAAG CATCTTTATTTGGTAAACAGGGAGTGAGGACCGTCCAGGAATTTCTGAG AGGTTCCAGGTCCAACCCAGTTCTCACCAGGTGGAACAGCTTGACCTCAGCCTTCTCAGCACAGTCAGCTCCACTCAG TGTAATGGATGTGCTGAATCTGTGGAGTGATGACCCAGAGGAGGTCCTACTAGATCTGGGCTTCGGCTGTGACGAGCCTGACATCTCTGGACGGATCCCAGCCCGCTTCATCAACAACCAGTCCAGCGCCCGGGGAATCAACATCCAGGTGTTCCTGGACGCCCAGAAGAACCGCATGGACATAGAGAACCCTGATGTCAGCA ataGGTTCAGGCAGTTGGAGGTGCTGCAGCAGGTTACCACTGCGTTCTCATCCCTGGTTGGTGGTGCGTCTACAGACTCCCTCTCCGAGAGCGGAGTTCCAGTTTTAGCTTCAGCCGAggccagagagaagaggaagaggatgggcATGCTGCTCCGCCGGGTCTCCAGAAAAACCCTCAGTCAGACCCAGTTTCAGACCCAAATCCAGACCCAGGACTCCCAGGACACAAACCCAACTCCCCACAGTCCCATAGCCCACTTACAGCAGCCCCTGGCCGGCCTCCCTGACAGGCGGACACCGCTGAAACGAGCCAGACAAGGCCTGGCTGAGAGTATATGTCTGACCCCACTGGCAGAGGAGCAAGGCCTAGTCTCGGAAGCACCAGAGCCCCACTTGGTCCCCCAGGAGGGTGCGCTCAGGCTGGAGGTGGTGAAGGAGTATCAACCCCTGATCTCCAGTGGTATTCCAACCAGAAAGAAAAGTCATGGGGAGGCCAGGGAGTCCTTTGAGATGGAGGAG ATCCAGAGCTTTGATGAGGGCAGTATTTCTGGGAGCTACATGGGAGCATCTGACACCACAG TGTGTGTGATGAGGACTAACAGCTGCCAGTCTGACAGCAGTGGTTTCCTGGAAGAGCCCTTCATCCCGTCCATTACCCCGCATCCCTCACCTGGACCCGAGCTCATGAAG GCTTTGTCGGGAATATCTGGAGGCAGCACTGACAGCCAGATCACTGTAAAAGGAGCTTCACCCCCCTCGTCCCCCCCATTCACTTCCCTGGacccttcccctccttccctcaccaCGTGCCACCCAAGACCAGAGTCTCCTCTATACAGACCAGAGACAACAAGCCCTACAGAGGAGACACCCAGACACCAGGATTCCCCCAcaccccactccctcctctctgatGCCTTGGAGATGACTAACTCTGCTTTTGGAGCCAGGCCAAGCCTAATGGAAAACACTGTCACTGAGGAAGATGGATTCTCTTCGGCCTGCGGTGCACCTTGTCATAAGCCAGACTCTCCGTTACGGAACGTTATTATTATCATGAAAACCGATAAAGAAACAGAACACTTTACTCTGGAATCAGAGGAAGCTGTTCCAATAGGAGGAAAGGAAAAGGCCATAGCGGAACAAAGTGGCAATGTTCAGACAGGAACAGAGGCTGTTGGTGATCAGGACACCGATTGTTATGGGTCACATGAAGGCTCTCTGATGGACTCGGTGGCTCTAGTGCAGATGAAGAAAGAGGTGAAGACGGAAGTACAGATTAGTTTTGGTTTGGAAGGTCCAGTGTTGGGTCCTGTTGCTGTTGGTGAGGTGGTGGATCAAGGCTCTGAGACTGGATCTGTTTGTCAGGACCGGTCCTCTGAAGATCCTCTATTAGGATCTGACCCTAACCTCTCAGCAGTGCTAagccctgcctcctctctccccccagcagagcctctctctgcctcctcccctccAGTGCACTGGGAAACAGGTGGCTCAGAGATTTCAGAGGGATCCTCAAGCTTGGTTGTCCAAGAGGCTGTCCCACCACTATATCAACCAGCAAACCCACCTCCAGGCCCAGCTTTAACCTCACCTTCAGAGCAAGTGTCACCTCCATCTCCACCATCATCTCCATCCTCAGCCTCTTCCCCACCACCATCTCCAGCCTCATGCCCACACCAACTTCCAGCCTCAGCTTTTCCGGCAGCATCCAGCTCATCTCCAACCCAAGCCCATTCCCCAATCCAAAACCATTCTCTATCAGCCCTAACCACAACACCAACCCCATCCTCAATTCCAAACTCACCATCAGCCCATTCCTTAACCGTAGCTCCATCTCAAGCCCCAACCCCACTCGTCCCCCACAGTGGTGCTTTCAGGTCAGGCCGGTCTGTGTCTGTCCAGATGCCCTCCTCCCTGCCCTCTGTCTCCCACTCTGCCCTCCGGAGAGGTGGCGTCCCCCACACCCCCTCCCCGCTCGGCCCTTCCTTCGAGCCCCGCCCCCTGACTGACCTGACGCTCCGGCAGAGGCGGAACTCCTTCTCCAGGAAGGCGTGGTCAGATGCTGATGTCTCCCACTTTGCAGAACACAGAAACACTGCGGTTGCCATGGGAAAGGCAGTCATGACACCTGAGACGATATCCCTCCCGtccccctgcccctccccctccctgtcaTCGTCCAATCGGTGGCTGTCTCGCGACGGTTCACGGAGATCTGGAAGTTTCCAGATGAAGTCCACCTCCTTGGACACGGGGCTGTggcaggaggaagagggggaagaagtGGGGGATGAGGATAGACGGTGGGAACGAGCCCTGTTCTCTGGGCTTTCCTGCTGCTGCTCCTGTGATCACCGCTGTAGCTGCTGTTCTCAGAACAATTGCCTCAAACCGTCCTCCGTTTCAGCTTTCCCT TATTCCCTGGATGAGCTGGAGGGGATGATGCACTGTATGAGGAAGTTCCGCTGTGTCCTGACAGACATCGAGGAACAGCTGTCAGAAGACCAGGCCTCGGTGTACAGCTCACTCTCTGACACTGACAG AGAGGAAGTGCAAGACATCTTGGAGCTGAGGAAAGCTgtgaaacaggaagcaggagagtTGGAACTTCAGCTCACTGACCTGGTTCATCGCTATGACGACAGCTTCAAAATG AAGATGCACAGACTACTCGATGAACAATCTCACCTCTACACCCAGCTAAGGCTCCTCCCACTGATCCCCAAGACCACATCCACCCCTGGCTCCACCTCCTCCAGGAGCATGGCCACTCAGTGCTGCCTGCTGCCCTGGCTGCCTTTGACGGACATGTCCAGGCCACGCCCCTCATCGCAGGCCACCTGGGATTTGGAGTCCAGATCAACTCTGCCAGATTCCAGTTCTATGAGCCAGAGGCTAAAACATGGTTCTACAGGCACCAAGCCAGACAAACTGGACATTGTGGGTTTCATCCAGAGA CTGAAGGAGTCCATACGCCACTCTGTCAATACTGACTCGCTGGAGTAA